One Paracoccaceae bacterium genomic region harbors:
- a CDS encoding ABC transporter permease, with translation MDMFGGINPAVLIASLMAASVPIMLAAIGELVVEKSGVLNLGVEGMMIMGAVCGFVTAVGTGSAVLGFLGGAAGAMAMALVFAVLTQVLLANQVATGLALTLFGLGLSSLIGQGYVGIKPPPTGAVPFGPLADIPVIGRILFSHDPIVYLSIAAIAAVWAVLRFTRTGLILRAVGESHDAAHALGYKVTRIRVLAILFGGAMAGLGGAYVSLVRVPQWTDGITSGAGWIALAIVVFAAWKPWRVLIGAYLFGGITVLQLNLQAAGARIPVEYLSMSPYLITILVLVLMSADRARAAMNAPAALGKNFHASR, from the coding sequence CGGAATCAACCCGGCGGTTCTGATCGCCTCGCTGATGGCGGCCTCGGTGCCGATCATGCTGGCGGCGATCGGGGAACTGGTCGTGGAAAAGTCAGGCGTGCTGAACCTCGGGGTCGAGGGGATGATGATCATGGGCGCGGTCTGCGGGTTCGTGACTGCTGTCGGCACGGGAAGCGCGGTGCTGGGTTTTCTGGGTGGCGCGGCGGGCGCCATGGCGATGGCACTGGTCTTTGCCGTGCTGACGCAGGTCCTGCTGGCGAACCAGGTGGCAACCGGACTGGCGCTGACACTGTTCGGCCTGGGGCTGTCCAGCCTGATCGGACAGGGCTACGTCGGCATCAAGCCGCCGCCGACCGGCGCGGTGCCGTTCGGGCCGCTGGCGGACATCCCGGTGATCGGCCGCATCCTGTTTTCCCACGATCCCATCGTCTACCTCTCGATCGCGGCCATTGCGGCGGTCTGGGCCGTCCTGCGCTTTACCCGTACGGGCCTGATCCTGCGGGCGGTCGGCGAAAGCCATGACGCGGCGCATGCGCTTGGCTACAAGGTCACGCGCATCCGGGTCCTGGCAATCCTGTTCGGCGGCGCCATGGCGGGGCTCGGCGGCGCCTATGTCAGCCTTGTGCGGGTGCCGCAATGGACCGACGGGATCACCTCGGGCGCGGGCTGGATCGCTCTGGCCATCGTGGTGTTCGCCGCGTGGAAACCGTGGCGGGTGCTGATCGGGGCCTACCTGTTCGGCGGGATCACCGTGCTGCAGCTTAATCTGCAGGCAGCCGGTGCCCGAATTCCGGTCGAATACTTGTCGATGTCGCCGTACCTGATAACGATCCTGGTGCTGGTCCTGATGTCGGCAGACCGCGCGCGGGCGGCCATGAACGCGCCTGCCGCTCTGGGCAAGAATTTCCACGCCTCGCGCTGA